CTGTCTGTCAGTTGGTTCTTCTTCTCTGGTTTTGGAAACAGAGTAGAGTATACACCAACACATTCCATGCTGTCTGTCAGTTGGTTCTTCTTCTCTGGTTTTGGAAGCAGAGTAGAGTATACACCTACACATTCCATGCTGTCTGTCAGTTGGTTCTTCTTCTCTGGTTTTGGAAGCAGCATAGAGTGTACACCAACACATTCCATGCTGTCTGTCAGTTGGTTCTTCTTCTCTGGTTTTGGAAGCAGCATAGAGtgcacaccaacacattacatgctGTCTGTCAGTTGGTTCTTCTTCTCTGGTTTTGGAAGCAGAGTAGAGTATACACCAACACATTCCATGCTGTCTGTCAGTTGGTTCTTCTTCTCTGGTTTTGGAAGCAGAGTAGAGTATACACCAACACATTCCATGCTGTCTGTCAGTTGGTTCTTCTTCTCTGGTTTTGGAAGCAGCATAGAGTGTACACCAACACATTCCATGCTGTCTGTCAGTTGGTTCTTCTTCTCTGGTTTTGGAAGCAGCATAGAGTGCACACCAACACATTCCATGCTGTCTGTCAGTTGGTTCTTCTTCTCTGGTTTTGGAAGCAGCATAGAGTGTACACCAACACATTCCATGCTGTCTGTCAGTTGGTTCTTCTTCTCTGGTTTTGGAAGCAGAGTAGAGTATACACCAACACATTCCATGCTGTCTGTCAGTTGGTTCTTCTTCTCTGGTTTTGGAAGCAGCATAGAGTGCACACCAACACATTCCATGCTGTCTGTCAGTTGGTTCTTCTTCTCTGGTTTTGGAAGCAGAGTAGAGTATACACCAACACATTCCATGCTGTCTGTCAGTTGGTTCTTCTTCTCTGGTTTTGGAAGCAGCATAGAGTGCACACCAACACATTCCATTCTGTCTGTCAGTTGGTTCTTCTTCTCTGGTTTTGGAAGCAGCATAGAGTGCACACCAACACATTCCATGCTGTCTGTCAGTTGGTTCTTCTTCTCTGGTTTTGGAAGCAGCATAGAGTGTACACCAACACATTCCATGCTGTCTGTCAGTTGGTTCTTCTTCTCTGGTTTTGGAAGCAGCATAGAGTGCACACCAACACATTCCATGCTGTCTGTCAGTTGGTTCTTCTTCTCTGGTTTTGGAAGCAGCATAGAGTGCACACCAACACATTCCATGCTGTCTGTCAGTTGGTTCTTCTTCTCTGGTTTTGGAAGCAGAGTAGAGTGCACATCAACACATTCCATGCTGTCTGTCAGTTGGTTCTTCTTCTCTGGTTTTGGAAGCAGCATAGAGTGCACACCAACACATTCCATGCTGTCTGTCAGTTGGTTCTTCTTCTCTGGTTTTGGAAGCAGCATAGAGTGCACACCAACACATTCCATGCTGTCTGTCAGTTGGTTCTTCTTCTCTGGTTTTGGAAGCAGAGTAGAGTATACACCTACACATTCCATGCTGTCTGTCAGTTGGTTCTTCTTCTCTGGTTTTAGAAGCAGCATAGAGTATACACCAACACATTCCATGCTGTCTGTCAGTTGGTTCTTCTTCTCTGGTTTTAGAAGCAGAATAGAGTATACACCAACACATTCCATGCTGTCTGTCAGTTGGTTCTTCTTCTCTGGTTTTGGAAGCAGCATAGAGTGCACATCAACACATTCCATGCTGTCTGTCAGTTGGTTCTTCTTCTCTGGTTTTGGAAGCAGCATAGAGTGCACATCAACACATTCCATGCTGTCTGTCAGTTGGTTCTTCTTCTCTGGTTTTGGAAGCAGCATATAGTGCACATCAACACATTCCATGCTGTCTGTCAGTTGGTTCTTCTTCTCTGGTTTTGGAAGCAGAGTAGAGTATACACCAACACATTCCATGCTGTCTGTCAGTTGGTTCTTCTTCTCTGGTTTTGGAAGCAGAGTAGAGTATACACCAACACATTCCATGCTGTCTGTCAGTTGGTTCTTCTTCTCTGGTTTTGGAAGCAGCATAGAGTGTACACCAACACATTCCATGCTGTCTGTCAGTTGGTTCTTCTTCTCTGGTTTTGGAAGCAGCATAGAGTGTACACCAACACATTCCATGCTGTCTGTCAGTTGGTTCTTCTTCTCTGGTTTTAGAAGCAGAATAGAGTATACACCTACACATTCCATGCTGTCTGTCAGTTGGTTCTTCTTCTCTGGTTTTAGAAGCAGAGTAGAGTATACACCAACACATTCCATGCTGTCTGTCAGTTGGTTCTTCTTCTCTGGTTTTGGAAGCAGAGTAGAGTATACACCTACACATTCCATGCTGTCTGTCAGTTGGTTCTTCTTCTCTGGTTTTGGAAGCAGCATAGAGTGCACACCAACACATTCCATGCTGTCTGTCAGTTGGTTCTTCTTCTCTGGTTTTGGAAGCAGAGTAGAGTATACACCTACACATTCCATGCTGTCTGTCAGTTGGTTGTCTCTCTCAAAAAAGCTGTTGAATATTTTTATTATTCTAATAATGTGTATACCAGAATTGAGTCTTCACTATTTCTGAGAATGGGGCCTCCTCTTTCCTGAATTTAGAAATAACGTTTTGAAAAAAGTGTGCAGAAATGTGATGACGGGACTATACTGATAGTAACGGGCGGAATCATACAACATTCCCTGGAGTTAGCCTGGCtccaggtctgtttgtgcttttACCGACTTCATGCTGTCAGCCAAGACGAGGAGTGGCACggtggcacaaacagactggtacccaggctacattgGAGTTGGCAAGACCGCACAAGCAGATCTGGGATCCAGGCTAACAACCTAACAACGAGGTGTCATCTCTAGTCACTGAGCCTGGGGGACGAGGTGTCATCTCTAGTCACTGAGCCTGGGGGACGAGGTGTCATCTCTAGTCACAGAGCCTGGGGGACGAGGTGTCATCTCTAGTCACTGAGCCTGGGGGACGAGGTGTCATCTCTAGTCACTGAGCCTGGGGACGAGGTGTCATCTCTAGTCACTGAGCCTGGGGAATAGGTTAGTAGAGGTGTTATCTTTAGTCCGTGAGTCTGGGGACGAGGTGTTATCTTTAGTCACTGAGCCTGGGGGACGAGGTGTCATCTCTAGTCACTGAGCCGGGGGGACGAGGTGTCATCTCTAGTCACAGAGCCTGGGGGACGAGGTGTCATCTCTAGTCACTGAGCCTGGGGGACGAGGTGTCATCTCTAGTCACTGAGCCTGGGGACGAGGTGTCATCTCTAGTCACTGAGCCTGGGGAATAGGTTAGTAGAGGTGTTATCTTTAGTCCGTGAGTCTGGGGACGAGGTGTTATCTTTAGTCACTGAGCCTGGGGGACGAGGTGTCATCTCTAGTCAGAGTGGGGGACGAGGTGTCATCTCTAGTCACTGAGCCTGGGGGACGAGGTGTCATCTCTAGTCACTGAGCCTGGGGACGAGGTGTCGTCTCTAGTCACTGAGCCTGGGGATGAGGTTAGTGGAGGTGTTATGCAATCATGAAGCGGGTTTTACCGACATCAAAAGCTTTGGTTTCTGTTCATCTGTTGGCTCTACTTTACATAGACACGTTATGCAACCATGGATTTATACAGGAAGTCTTCCATAGACCTACCAATTCTTAGCCTGGCCCCAGATCTGTTTCTACTGTCTAGCCAACTCCTAAatagtgtttgacatgacaatgaccataagaGTTGGATATACAAACTAATCTGAGTGTAGCCTAACAAAGCCCTACTCTGTGAACTAACTGGAGTCTGGTGAAGTAGACCCTAGATCAGAGGTGGGCAAACCTTTTGGCTCGAGGGCCACATCGGGATTTTGAAATTCAACAGAAGGATACATTTTTTGGAGGGGACCAATTGCTTGTTAAAATCAATTTgcgggggcctcccgagtggcgcagcggtctaaggcgtcattacagacccgggttcgatcccaggctgtctcATAGCTGGCCGTGACATGAGGCGgtccacaattggcccagcgacgtccgggttaggggagggtttggcaggccgagatttccttgtcccatcacgctctagcgactcctgtggcgggccgggcgcatgcacgctgatgcagtcgccaggtgtacggtgtttcctctgacacattggtgcggctggtttccaggttggctgggttgtgtttcggaggacgcatggttgGTTGGGGTGGACGGGTGGGCGTATGgggtggttggttggggtggaCGGGTGGACGTATGgggtggttggttggggtggGCGTATGgggtggttggttggggtggacgggtggttggttggggtggttggttggggtggGCGTATGAGGTGGTTGGTTGGGGTGGGCGTATGAGGTGGTTGGTTGGGGTAGGCGTATGGGGTGGTTGGGTGGGCGTatggggtggatgggtgggcgtatggggtggttggttggggtggacgggtggttggttggggtggaCGGGTGGGCGTATGgggtggttggttggggtggGCGTATGgggtggttggttggggtggTCGGGTGGGTGTATGgggtggttggttggggtggGCGTATGgggtggttggttggggtggaCGGGTGGGCGTATGgggtggttggttggggtggaCGGGTGGGCGTATGGGGTGGTTGGTTGGTCATATAAAGCAAACGTCTTGTAACCGTTGCgactttgcaactacttaacatgttagctaacccttcctctaatcttaacatgttagctaacccttcctctaatcttaacatgttagctaacccttcccctttaACGTAACTCCTAAACTAACTGTCAGCCATCTaactagaattcgtaacatatcatacgttttacAAATTTGTTACAATATTGTACGTTTGGCAAATTCGTAACACACAAAATGAATACATACATTTATCATAccaaatggagtgtctcggatttacatatAGAATAGTAGGAAatgatctgagaccaggttatGGAACAAGGTACTAGACTATCTTCAGACCAGGGCAGACCAGGGACTATGAAATACTCCCCCCACCGTTAGCAAGCGCATTACACTCGTCATCCAGATAAGGTCAGTGTATGAATTGATATTTATCACTGTACCATGCTTGTTCAgtgttatttattatatttttaaaaaactaACTGGCAAcaagtttaaaattattattattattattattattattattatttttaagatGCTCATTGAAATATTTAGCAAATCACTAAGGATCAAGGTTAATTTGTGTACTTGTGTTAATATTGGCAACTACTGCACCAAGCTAAATAATACATTCAGGGACAAGTTGGTTCCTCTTGACCCTCCGCTGTTAGTTACTGATTGACTGGGGACCTGATATGAGTGATGTTTTGTAACAAAGATCCTTGCTGTCTTTTTCAAACCGATTTATcaactacagtatgtacagtggcAGAGCTGAGCTTTGGAAACGTTACACGTGTCACATGGAAAGCAGTGGCATAGCAGTGTTAAGTAACTTCACAGTATATTTTAGAAGCCTGAGTGTTGGACATACAGGATGGTATATTTTAGAAGCCTGAGGGTTGGACATACAGGATGGTATATTTTAGAAGCCTGAGTGTTGGACATACAGGATGGTATATTTTAGAAGCCTGAGTGTTGGACATACAGGATGGTATATTTTAGAAGCCTGAGTGTTGGACATACAGGATGGTATATTTTAGAAGCCTGAGGGTTGGACATACAGGATGGTATATTTTAGAAGCCTGAGTGTTGGACATACAGGATGGTATATTTTAGAAGCCTGAGTGTTGGACATACAGGATGGTATATTTTAGAAGCCTGAGGGTTGGACATACAGGATGGTATATTTTAGAAGCCTGAGTGTTGGACATACAGGATGGTATATTTTAGAAGCCTGAGGGTTGGACATACAGGATGACCATGGTCAGCTTGACTGAAATGGAATGACCCTAAACATTGACCCAGATAAAGGGTCTAtctagaatggcaccctattccctacatagtacactacttttaaccagagccctgtgggccttggtcacaagtagtgcactttgactgcttgcatcccaaatagcaccctatcttCTACTATCTCCACGTTATCGCGTTATCTATGAGAACTTACTAACCCTACCCTCACTCTGGTTATTTTCCCCACGCAGTACTGTCTGACTCACTCACAGCCTGTGACTAAATCAATGGCTTCACTAGCTGCTAAGGATCAGTGACATCACAATGGCAGAGCTGTGTTCTAAATGGCTTCCCCTCACTAGCTGCTGAGGATCAGTGACATCACAATGGCAGGTCTGTGTTCTAAATGGCTTCCCCTCACTAGCTGCTGAGGATCAGTGACATCACAATGGCAGGGCTGTGTTCTAAATGGCTTCCCCTCACTAGCTGCTGAGGATCAGTGACATCACAATGGCAGGTCTGTGTTCTAAATGGCTTCCCCTCACTAGCTGCTGAGGATCAGTGACATCACAATGGCAGGGCTGTGTTCTAAATGGCTTCCCCTCACTAGCTGCTGAGGATCAGTGACATCACAATGGCAGGTCTGTGTTCTAAATGGCTTCCCCTCACTAGCTGCTGAGGCTCACTGACATCACAATGGCAGGTCTGTGTTCTAAATGACACCCTCTTTcctatatatagtgtactacttttcaatagggcccatagggctatagtcaaaagtattgcaccacatagggaaaagggtgcaatTTTGGATGCAGTGTTATGTATGAGGACATTCAGTCCCCAATGACAACCTCAGTCCATCCAAGCCCTTCACAgcatctctccacacacacagacttagACCAACAAAGAAGTCTCCTGGTCTCAGTGTAGTGGATTACAGAGCTAAATAGGAATTGagggttgagtcccaaatgggtACCCTAGTCACAGAGACGGAGATATATCAAACGATCAACAGGGACTGCTGGCCGCCACCACCTGATCATTGAGGTAAATTGAGCATGGAAGGGTCTGCTGATGATCACTTccattttatactgaacaaaaaaatgtacgcaacgtgttggtcccatgtttaatgagctgaaataaacgatcccagaaatgttccattcgcacaaatctttttttctctctaatattttctgcacaaatttgtttacatccctgtttagtgagcatttctcctttgccaagataatccatccacctgacaggtatggcatatcaagaagctgattaaacagcatgatcaatacacaggtgcaccttgtgctggggacaatacaatTCCTtgtttaaaatgtgcagttttgtcacacaacacaatgccacagatgtgtcaagttttgagggagcgtgcaaatggcaagctgactgcaggaatgtccaccagaactgttgacAGAGAACTGggtgttaatttctctaccagaaCCGGCTTCCAACATTTTTtgggagaatttggcagtatgtccaaccggcctcacaacctcagaccacgtgtaaccattcaagcccaggacctccacatccggcttctacacctgtgggatcgtctgagaccagccacccggacagctgatgaaactgggtttgcacaaccgaagaattccTTCAGAAACTGTCtcggaagctcatctgcgtgctcgtcgtcctcaccagggtcggGGATTTAATGGCCTTCAGTGCGGAGTGTactcacagatgaatcccggttttaactgtaccgggcagatggcatcgtgcgggcgagcggtttgctgatgtcaacgttgtgaacagagtgtccccccgtggtggtggggttatggtatgggcaggcctAAGCTACGGACAATAAACACaactgtattttatcgatggcaatttgaatgcacagagacactttgatgagatcctgaagcccattgtggtgccattcatccgccgccatcatgtttcagcatgataatgcaccgACCACATGTCGCAAggctctgtacacaattcctggaacctGGACATTTCCcggttcttccatggcctgcatactcacccatttgagcatgtttgggatgctctggatcgacgtgtacgacagtgtttccgccaatatccagaaacttcacacagccattgaagaagaatgggacaacattcc
This genomic interval from Oncorhynchus clarkii lewisi isolate Uvic-CL-2024 chromosome 18, UVic_Ocla_1.0, whole genome shotgun sequence contains the following:
- the LOC139372402 gene encoding splicing factor 3A subunit 2-like; protein product: MTNQPPHTPTRPPQPTTPYAHPSTPTNHPIRPPQPTTPYTHPTTPTNHPIRPPQPTTPYAHPSTPTNHPSTPTNHPIRPPIHPIRPPNHPIRLPQPTTSYAHPNQPPHTPTPTNHPNQPPVHPNQPPHTPTPTNHPIRPPVHPNQPPHTPTRPPQPTMRPPKHNPANLETSRTNVSEETPFAHL